Proteins encoded together in one Anopheles darlingi chromosome 3, idAnoDarlMG_H_01, whole genome shotgun sequence window:
- the LOC125953817 gene encoding tetratricopeptide repeat protein 36 homolog isoform X1, with product MNRLKKEDLSERDRQVLESIFNPSQIGGEEYLLQDEEKHLTDPQDADDVDDPRVKESQRLEIEAIALTNAGKLNEALEILGKSIETAPHRPAPWNNRAQVHCLLGQEIDALKDVERALELSEGNGRTGCRALCQRGILKRKNADTDGAREDFEAAARLGSHFARTQLIELNPYAALCNQMLREVTKF from the exons ATGAATCGTCTCAAGAAAGAAGACCTCTCGGAGCGTGATCGACAAGTGCTGGAGTCAATATTCAATCCTTCGCAAATCGGTGGAGAAGAGTATCTGCTACAGGACGAAGAGAAACATCTGACCGATCCACAGG ATGCCGATGATGTGGACGATCCTCGCGTTAAAGAATCCCAGCGGCTGGAGATTGAAGCGATCGCATTAACAAATGCTGGCAAACTGAACGAGGCCCTCGAGATTCTGGGGAAATCCATCGAGACAGCACCACATCGCCCGGCACCGTGGAACAATCGAGCCCAGGTCCACTGTTTGCTTGGTCAGGAGATTG ACGCTTTGAAGGACGTTGAACGCGCACTGGAACTATCGGAAGGTAATGGAAGAACAGGCTGTCGGGCTCTCTGTCAACGAGGCATTCTGAAGCGCAAGAACGCAGATACGGACGGTGCAAGGGAGGATTTTGAGGCTGCGGCACGTCTGGGGAGCCACTTTGCTCGCACCCAACTGATCGAGCTCAATCCGTACGCGGCCTTATGCAATCAGATGCTGCGCGAGGTCACAAAGTTCTGA
- the LOC125956807 gene encoding trypsin delta-like, whose translation MKQSVKLILLAVLFCAYCTKAQDEEAVDPGSDEIFGNGTTPADNHRAGRMIGGSVVSITAYPFVVTVIATSSSGTQFYFAGAVISSTRVITDAFLYYYAKAGYNFTIRAGSDYQTKEGTVFQTLSFVPHSQFNSSNYANYVAIITINGTFDGVPNVQPIAVATTPLDPSAPNLANCFLLGWGMTQSFVQAVNLKQAEYKLITDAACASTYSNLVDSTLCAQSITGFGCSYDGGSPLVCNNQLYATFVFDSCSYKNTQAVNKFVKLPAASVQSFLSPNQAVVSSPATQPRKNYVSCP comes from the exons atgaagcaaAGTGTGAAGCTGATCTTGTTGGCAGTCCTATTCTGCGCGTATTGTACCAAGGCGCAGGATGAGGAGGCCGTCGATCCAGGGAGTGATGAGATCTTCGGAAATGGAACCACCCCGGCAGATAATCATAGAGCAGGTCGTATGATCGGAGGATCCGTAGTTTCAATTACAGCCTATCCGTTCGTGGTAACGGTGATCGCAACTAGCAGCTCTGGTACACAGTTCTATTTCGCCGGTGCTGTAATAAGCAGCACCCGCGTCATCACTGATGCCTTTCTTTATTATTATGCTAAAGCTGGCTACAAT TTTACTATCCGCGCAGGGAGTGATTATCAAACTAAGGAGGGAACAGTTTTTCAAACACTAAGCTTTGTACCCCACAGCCAGTTCAACTCTTCGAACTATGCGAACTATGTTGCTATTATAACCATTAATGGCACCTTCGATGGGGTTCCGAATGTGCAACCCATTGCCGTAGCTACCACTCCGCTTGATCCATCGGCACCGAATCTCGCCAACTGCTTTCTACTTGGATGGGGCATGACCCAATCTTTTGTACAAGCGGTTAATCTGAAACAAGCCGAATACAAACTCATTACAGATGCGGCATGTGCGTCGACATACTCTAACCTAGTTGATTC CACACTATGCGCTCAATCGATCACAGGCTTCGGTTGCTCCTATGACGGTGGCAGTCCTTTGGTGTGCAACAACCAATTGTATGCAACGTTTGTGTTCGATTCATGCTCTTACAAGAACACACAAGCCGTTAATAAGTTTGTAAAGCTACCAGCGGCTAGCGTCCAATCATTCCTGTCACCAAACCAGGCGGTAGTCAGCAGCCCAGCTACGCAGCCCAGGAAAAATTACGTATCGTGTCCCTGA